Part of the Deltaproteobacteria bacterium genome, CTGACCGCGCTCGCAGTCCAATTCCGAACACACGGCGCCCGACCCTCGTCGAACGTCGAGTCATTCCGGTAGGTTCTCCCCCTTCCACCGCGCCCGCCCCATGCGTGTTAGCCTGCGAGCCTCGACAGGGTATCCCCGCCAGGTCCCGCCAGCTTCGGCACCCGCGCTCCCTCCCCCTCCACCAACCCATCCAGCGGCGAGCGCACACCCGCCGGTCCCCGGTTCAGGACGTGCGTGTAGATCATCGTGGTCCTAACATCGCGGTGTCCCAGCAGTTCCTGGACGGTCCGGATGTCGTAGCCATCCTCGAGGAGATGCGTCGCGAAGGAGTGTCGGAACGTATGGCAGGACGCCGGCTTGGTCAGGCCTGCCTCGCGGACCGCCCGGTACACGGCGCGCTGCACGACCGTCTCGTGGAGATGGTGCCGCCGCCGCTGGCTGGTCGTCCGCTCGGTGTACGTCCGCGTGGCGGGGAAGACCCACTGCCACGCCCACTCACGGCCGGCGTTGGGGTACTTCCGGGCGAGGGCATGCGGCAGCTCCACCCACCCGGCGCCTGCGCGCAGGTCGCGCTCGTGCTGCGCCCGGACGCGCGCGAGCTGACGCTCCAGCGCGGGCCGCACGACGGCCGGAAGAAGGGTCACCCGGTCGCGATCGCCCTTCCCGCTCCGCACGACGATCTGATTGGCCGCGAAGTCGAGGTCCTTGACGCGCAGCCGCGCGCACTCCAGGAGGCGAAGGCCGGCGCCGTAGAGAAGGACCGCCATCAACCTGGGCGTCCCCCGCAACACCAGCAGCACGGCGCGCACCTCGTCCCGGGAGAGGACCACCGGCAACCGCTCCGGTCGCACCGCCCGGACCAGCTCGTCGAGCCATGGCAGCTCCACGCCGAGGACGGGCCCGTACAGGAACAGCAGCGCCGCCAACGCCTGATTCTGCGTCGACGCGCTCACCCTTCCCTCTACCGCGAGAGACGAGAGGAAGCGCGACACCTCCGCCGCGCCCATCTCGGCCGGGTGACGCTTCGCGTGAAACACGATGTAGCGCCGGATCCATCCCAGGTAGGCGCGCTCGGTCCGGCGACTGTAGTGGCGCAACCGGAGCGCGTCACGTACTGTGTCGAGCAGCCGCGGCTTGCGCGGGACGAGGCCGGCTCCCTCGCTCACGTACCACGCGCGTCCGCTGACGCCTGCCGCCTCGCACGTCACCGCCCACATGGGGGCGGGAGTATAGGCCCCGCCGCTCCGCCGAGACAACACTCTCACGCGCAAGAAATGCAGGCACATTCCTGCCCAGGCGGCCCCCGGGCGGGGCCTGTAGCGGGCTACCAGGGGCGGCGCCGACAGTCCGGACCGCACGACCTGCGGGCAGCTCCGTCTCGACGGGATGATCTTGGCCCGGCTGCCGCTCGGCGGCGTGAACAACGCCTTCGACACCATGCGGCGCGGGACGGCAAGGCATGATCGTCTTCGAGTAGGCGTTCGATTGACGGAACCGGCCGGGGGGTGGTAGCCGCCCGCCTGAGCGCGCGAGCGCGCGCCCGGGAAGGTCAGCCACGATGCTCGACGACACCAGCCGGCGCGGCGAGCGCAACAAGGCGATCGTCCGCGCCCTCTACGAGGCGTACAACCGCCGCGACTACGAGGCCGCCTTTGCGCACAAGGCCGAGGACTACACGATCGAGGTGACCGGCACGTCCTGGGTCTCCGGGCGCTTCCAGGGCCGGGACTACGTGCGCCATGAGCTGCTGCCGCGAGTCTTCCCCGAGGGGGTCACCTTCCGGCTGCGCAACCTCGTCGCCGAGGGCGACGTCGTGATGGCGGAGTGGGAGAACGAGGCGCACCGCGGCGGCAGCGTCTATCGCGGCCGCGCGGTCGAGGTCTTCGAGTTCGAGGGCGACAAGATCAAGCGGGTGCGGGCCTACGTCGATCCGGCGCCGCAGATGGCGTTCTTCGGCGAGAGGCCGCCCGCGTCCGGGTAGCGCCCGCGGTTCACTCCGCCGACAGGCTGGCCGCGCGGTAGACGAGCGGCCGGTCGGACACATAGTGGCCATGGGGCCCGATGAAGGCGTCAACGCGAATCCAGAGGTCGGCGGTCGCTGGGTGGCCCAGGAAGCTGCGGAGCGCGGCCTCGTCGCGAAGGGCGAAGAGAGAGGTGACGGCCGCGCTCGGTCGCGAGGCGTCGACGAAGCTCTCGATCCGCACGAGGCCATCCGTGGACAGGAACCGCCGGCGGCCCTCCGTCGAGAACCATGTCTCGAAGGCGTCGAGCTGTCCGGGGAGTACGCCAAACGGAAAATTGCTCGCGAGTCCCGCGCAGCCTGCAGGGAATTCGACCTGCCGCGACCGCCGCGTTCAGAGACGGTGGACGCGCATCGGGAGCCCGCCCCGCGGGCGGAGGGTCACGAGCGGCTCGGGCTCGGCCGCGTGTCCCTGCGGGAGATCGAGGCGCCAGCGCGATGCGACGGTCGCGAGCACGAGCTGGGCCTCCGTCAGCGCGAAGGTGTTGCCGATGCAGAGCCGGGGACCGCCGCCGAACGGGAAGTAGGCGAAACGGGGCCGCGTCGCAGCGC contains:
- a CDS encoding integron integrase; translated protein: MWAVTCEAAGVSGRAWYVSEGAGLVPRKPRLLDTVRDALRLRHYSRRTERAYLGWIRRYIVFHAKRHPAEMGAAEVSRFLSSLAVEGRVSASTQNQALAALLFLYGPVLGVELPWLDELVRAVRPERLPVVLSRDEVRAVLLVLRGTPRLMAVLLYGAGLRLLECARLRVKDLDFAANQIVVRSGKGDRDRVTLLPAVVRPALERQLARVRAQHERDLRAGAGWVELPHALARKYPNAGREWAWQWVFPATRTYTERTTSQRRRHHLHETVVQRAVYRAVREAGLTKPASCHTFRHSFATHLLEDGYDIRTVQELLGHRDVRTTMIYTHVLNRGPAGVRSPLDGLVEGEGARVPKLAGPGGDTLSRLAG